TTTTAGCAAAAGATACCCTTATACTTCCCTGCAGAATAGCTGATGTTTATTCCCTGCTCTTTCATCTTCTCCTAAGCTACAGAGCTTCCAGAGAACTATCCAGGTACCCTCAAGACACACTTCCCTCAGAGTGCAGATGGTGGTAAAAGGAAACAAGCCCAGTTCTTCAGAAACAGCTGCAAAGTCTATCTGGCTTCAGTCACCTCTCAGCTGATTCCAACTTTCCCCAGCCAATCAAATTTCAGTAAAGCAAAGCCTCTCTTCCAAAAGCCCAGAAAAGCCCCTGGAGAGCCTGCCTGTCATTATGTAGGTGGCTTCCCTTATCACCTTCAGTCTTCACTCCCAGGCTTCTACTCCTGTCCTCATAGCTGGTCCTAATTTATAGCATCTAATGCTTCAGATAAGGGCCTCCTTTTTAGTGATGTGTCTCAAATTTGCGATGTGAAACTCCAAAAGTTCACCTTTCTGTTGAGGGTGTCCCCCACCTCCAACAATCCATATATTGCCAAATAAATTCTCTGAGGGCATTTAGCTAGGGGCATTTTTTCTCATGCATATAGAACAGTCATTGTCTTTTCCTAATCCCTACTCTAACCTTAATTCCAACACCAACAGTAACTAATATCATTCTAGaaggcacaatggaaaagggaaatcCCTGGGATACTCCCACAAGGAAGGAGTAGAAAGGGCCTagagggaaaaatttagaatAGATACCTTGGAAGCTTTAATTACAtaaagaatagagagaaaagagatacacacaaacatatatatgaaaaagacTAGTGCGGGGGAGGTAGTGCAAGGTAGGGTAATCTACTTGACTaactgagaagaaaagagagaaggaagaattattTAACCAGATGGAAgtagcagagaaaagagaaattataaacaaaatacCAAAGGGAAAGGTTTAACAAACAAGAGGAAAGGACCCagcagaagaatgaaaaattctTTAACTTGAAAAAACCCAATATTCCTCAGATGGAGTAAAACGTTAACCTAACTCATAACTttaaaacacataaaaaaaagATGCATGAGAAGATAGAAAAAATTTTACTATGCATCAAGCAAATTCAAAAAAACAGCTATTGTAATCATGCTATGATAAAgcaaaaacattcaaaaaataaaaagggccAATATCAGTTAAAAAAAACCTCATAGTCTCCAAATGCCTTAACATCCACATACATAAAGAAAACATTATCTGGGCTACAAGCAGATACAGACAGCAACACAATAATGACAGGAGCCTTCAGTAACCCTCTCCTAGTTCTGGAAAAgtctaatagaaagaaaaataaaatttaaaatatggaactgaaaaaagCTGGAAAACCTAGACTCAAAAGGCTGATGACATCTAAATGGCGCAGCAAAAGAATATACACATTTCTCAACACCacatggaactaaaaaaaaaagtgaccatgtagtaatatagagaaatattgcaaacaaatgtaaaaaggcagaaataccTAATACATCCTTTAGAGAACTTTAAGCATACCACAGGGTGAAAATCACATCCTTATAAACATacatgaaaatagaaaaggactGATGAGCTGAATCTGCATTTTAAAAACCTTTGTCTACCTAAACCTAGTTTATGCtgtactgttttccagttttcctagctatttttgtcaaataatgagtttttgtccaCCACTCTATTCCTTAGCCAGTACCATTGttttgattactgctttataattattataaagttATTAGTATATTCATAGTTTCTCACACCAAAAGTGACCTCTTATATTCataaactattttgttcagtcatttctcaaacAGTGGAAAACCATTTTACCTCCAGGTTTTTGCTACCACAGAACTATTGATATGAATATTGCAGTATGTTTTCCAGACTTGTAATACTTTATGTGCTAGGACATATTTAATTCTAGATCAAAAAAGCATTCTCTATTCTAGTTACCCTTCTCCTCAACAAGGTTAATCCCTTTATGCGACATCATCCCATCCCATTTTCTCCTGAAGATTGTTATcaatcccctcccttcccacctcttccaaacttccaacTCTCCCCATCTGCTGGCTCTTTACCTGTTGTCCCTATCCTTTTGAAGTGTATTTCCATAATAAAtcaatttttgaaataaaattaacaCTAATTTTCTAGAAAGATATGTATCAGTTAATTATCTTAAGGCTCCATTCAACAATTCTAAGTGCCCAGACTAAAACCCCTCTGGGGCAATCACCAAGTGTGGTCTAGTCCTACTATgatgtaagctcctagagggcaggaaGTTGCTCCTAATTGTATACACAAAAtttagcacaggatctggcaaatatttatggttaataaatgcttattcattcactgggaaattatattaataaatctCTTTAGTAAAACACTGACATCTAAACATATCTCAAACTATAAATATTCAAGTTAATGTAAGTATAgctgaaaatgttttgaaagttCATAGATGTTTTCacagatcagaaaagaaaatctgCATGAATGCAACGAccctttttaatttctaaaaaatgtatatacttttttaaacaaagaaactaAGACTTTTCATGGATGGATTTATCACATTTCTCTTTAGAGGAAGAACTGTATGGTGTTGCATACAGTTTTTACCATGGTAGAATGCCTATCACAAATTCCATTCATAATCTCTAACGGTATAGACTCTCCGACATTGCATATGCTGGGTACTGACACACAAGAAAAGTCTTCCCACATTTGTTACAGACACAGAGTATTCAGAATAAATGCACTGATTTCAGGCAAGCTCTCCATTCTGGAAAAATGGAGCTTGTAAATGTAAAAGAACTTTTACATTTTTGCTAAAGTTATTTCTTATAGTCAAAATATTTCCTTTAGTATTAATTCTAGGATAGCAAGTTAGCAGTGCACTCACAGGCAAGACTTTCCACATTCATAAAATTTCCGTCCACAATGAATTCTCTGTTATTACATCACTACACATTCAAGAAGGTCTGCCCACAGTTTTATAtattaggtttctctgaaatgaatACTCTTGAAGAAAGTTCTGTATTTTGAAAAAAAGGTCTTTCCTTGTTCCTGACATaaacattgtttttcttcattgtgACATTCATGATGTATCAACTCAAGGAGCAGAGCACTTCAGTACAATTATGAAGTTACACTCAGTTATATTCagcaaattatttttcattctaattTCACAGTAAATGtttataaggtttttctccaaAATGACACCACTGATGTTAGGTAGCTGTGTGTCCAGactgaaagctttcccacattaaATATGTTCAGTAGAATTTCTCCTATATGAATTCCATAGTGTTGCGTTAGCGGTCTCCTCACTTGGAAGGCCTTCCACCATTCGTTACTTTTATGAGACTTGTCATCAGTATGAATTAAGTGTTGCGTTAGCGGTCTCCTCACTTGGAAGGCCTTCCACCATTCGTTACTTTTATGAGACTTGTCatcagtatgaattctctggtaTAGAATAAGGAGATCTCTAAAGCAGAAGACTTTCTCAAATTATGTTAATGGGGCTTTACTCCTATATTTATTAACTGATATACAAATAGATGGCCTCTATGGCTGAAGGCCTCATGACACTGATTATATTCATGAAGTTCCTTACtaatatgaattctctgatgcaaaTTAAGATATCAGCAAATTGAAAGCCTTGACACAGTGATTACATATACAAGGTTACTCTCCAGTATGAACTCTCTGTTATAGAGTCATCTCTGTGCTCAGGCTGAAGGACATTCCATAcagaatatatttataaaatttttctctgCTATAAAGATTATCATGTCATTTCTTCACATGAGAAGCCTTTTCACATTCACAAAACTTCCAGTATGAACTGTCTGATGCTGAGTGgttttctcacacacacacacaaaacctttttaattcctCTCACACGGTTTATCTCCTGTATAAAGGTTTTGTAGCTGCATTAAGTTGTATGCATCTTCAGTGGCCTTCCTACACTGATTATGTTGATGAGGTCTTGAATATGAACTCTCTTATGCTTGGTAAGACAGTCACATCAGTTAatggcttttccacattcatactatttatttttcttcagtatgaattctctgaggTCAGATAAGGATTTGGTCAATgaggaaggctttcccacattgaTTACACTCATAAGGTTTCTCATTGATATGAATTCTTTCATGTTGAGTAAGATTGCCTTTCTCGCCAAAAATCTTCCCACACTGATCACATTTATAaattttctctccagtatgaattctcttgtGTCAGGTAAGATGTGTTCTCCCAAAGAAGGCCTTTCTATATTGATTACATTCAACAGGTTTCTCaacagtatgaattctttgatgctaGGAAAAGTGTGTGCTCTGGTGGCAGATCTTCTCACACTTTTcacatttataaggtttttctCAGTATGGGTTCTCTCATGTTCAATAATTTGCCttctatgcaaaagactttctaacaatgattacatttataaggtttctctccagtatgaattttttgATGTTGGATCAAGTGTGAGCTTAGGTGGAAGGTCTTCCCACAGTGATTGCAATAAAAAAGGTTTATCTCCAATATGGATTCTTTGATGCTGGGTAAGCTGTGCACTCAAGGAGAAGGACTGCCTACAGTGAtaacattcataaggtttctctctagtatgaattctctgatgttgggTAAGCTCTTTCTTCACAtggaaggcctttccacattcattacattcataaggtctttctccagtatgaatccttTCATGCTGAGTAAGTGATTGCCTTGTGGAAAAGGACTTCCCACAgcgattacattcaaaaggtttctcaccagtatgaattctttgatgctgGGAAAGGTGTGTGCTCCGGTGGAAGGTTTTCTCACACTCatcacatttataaggtttctctccagtatgggtTCTCTCATGTTCAGTAAGTTGCCCTCTCTGGCGATAGGCCTTCCAACAATGATTACATttgtaaggtttctctccagtatgaattctctgatgttgggaaaggtGTGTGCTCTGGTGGAAGGTCTTCTCACACTGATCACATTTATacggtttctctccagtatgaatcctctgaTGCTGAGTAAGTGATTGCCTTGCAGAAAAGGTCTTCCCACAgcgattacattcaaaaggtttctcaccagtatgaattctttgatgctgGGAAAGGTGTGCGCTCCGGTAGAAGGTTTTCTCACACTGGtcacatttatatggtttctctccagtatgggtTCTCTCATGTTCAGTAAGTTGCCCTCTCTGGCGAAAGGCCTTCCAACAATGATTACATTtgtaaggcttctctccagtatgagttctctgatgttgggaaagatgtgCACTCTGGTAGAAGGTCTTCTCGCACTGATCACATTTATAACGTTTCTCttcagtatgaattctctgatgttgagtaagtGACCGTCTTGTGGAAAAGGTTTTcccacagtgattacattcaaaagatttctcaccagtatgaattctttgatgctgGGAAAGGTGTGTGCACCATTGGAAGGTTTTCTCACaatgttcacatttatatagtttctctccagtatgggtTCTCTCATGTTCAGTAAGCTGTCCGCTCTGGTGAAAAACCTTCCAACAATAACTACATTTGTAAAATTTCTCTCCATTATTAATGCTCTGAAGATAGCTGATTTCTGAGCTCTGGGGGAAGGCcttttcacattcattacatttataggatATCTCTCCAATACAAATTCTCTGATGAGTTAGCTTTCTACTCTCAAAGAAAACCTTCCCACAGTCATTGCATTCATAAGATTTCTTCTCAGTGGAAATCCTCTcatgggaaggaagggatgagcTATGATGGAAATGCTTCTTATATTCATCATACTCATAAGGTTTATCTCCAGTATGGGTTCTCTGATGTTGAATAAATTGTATACTCTCTGGGGAAACCCCCTCAATGCTACTGCATTTAGGGTTTTTTCGTCCAATATCTATTGTCTGATGACAATTAATAAATAGGCTGAGACTTATGTCTTTCCCATGTTCTTTATActcattaattttctttccagGATATAATCTAAGATGTTCAATAAAGTCTGATTGAGAAGTGAAAGATTTTCCACAATCACTATACAGAGAAAATACCTTCTTTGAGCAGATGCTATTACATTTACTTGAGCCTGAAGTTGGAAGGAAGCTCTTTCTGTGTATAACAAGTTTATGGAGTTCCTTTCCTAGAGATATTTTATAATGTGAAAAAAGTTTTGGTTTTAGCCTGGCACTTTGACTGTATTTACTACATTCATGGCCTCTTACTTCATTGAGAGTTTCTGTCTGGGTGAATTTTATTTGCTGAAAATTTTTAAACTCAATACTCTGGTGCCTCCCTAATGTTGCAtcactttcccagtcttcctttaAACTTGAGAGGCAGAGAACATCCCCTATAAGtctgttcagttctaactgttccATCAAAAAGCCCAGTTTTCCAGTTGACTCCTTGCTTTCAGTCCAAGTCTCCAAatctgaaagaaataaagaaaatggaaatgtcCCTTTGTACCAACTGCTATACACTTAGCTCAGTTCTGTTTCTCTTCTTAAAATCATAATTTCACTAAACTTTAGGGGAAAGAATAATAAGAATACCTTATTGAGACATACATCACT
The DNA window shown above is from Notamacropus eugenii isolate mMacEug1 chromosome 2, mMacEug1.pri_v2, whole genome shotgun sequence and carries:
- the LOC140525456 gene encoding LOW QUALITY PROTEIN: uncharacterized protein (The sequence of the model RefSeq protein was modified relative to this genomic sequence to represent the inferred CDS: deleted 1 base in 1 codon), which encodes MGTATRDLKMIAPWSSPEPVTFQDVAVVFTKEEWAYLDPSQKELYRDVMLETYQNLLCLGLVVSKPQVIHQLERGEVPWIPERRVSESSCPDLETWTESKESTGKLGFLMEQLELNRLIGDVLCLSSLKEDWESDATLGRHQSIEFKNFQQIKFTQTETLNEVRGHECSKYSQSARLKPKLFSHYKISLGKELHKLVIHRKSFLPTSGSSKCNSICSKKVFSLYSDCGKSFTSQSDFIEHLRLYPGKKINEYKEHGKDISLSLFINCHQTIDIGRKNPKCSSIEGVSPESIQFIQHQRTHTGDKPYEYDEYKKHFHHSSSLPSHERISTEKKSYECNDCGKVFFESRKLTHQRICIGEISYKCNECEKAFPQSSEISYLQSINNGEKFYKCSYCWKVFHQSGQLTEHERTHTGEKLYKCEHCEKTFQWCTHLSQHQRIHTGEKSFECNHCGKTFSTRRSLTQHQRIHTEEKRYKCDQCEKTFYQSAHLSQHQRTHTGEKPYKCNHCWKAFRQRGQLTEHERTHTGEKPYKCDQCEKTFYRSAHLSQHQRIHTGEKPFECNRCGKTFSARQSLTQHQRIHTGEKPYKCDQCEKTFHQSTHLSQHQRIHTGEKPYKCNHCWKAYRQRGQLTEHERTHTGEKPYKCDECEKTFHRSTHLSQHQRIHTGEKPFECNRCGKSFSTRQSLTQHERIHTGERPYECNECGKAFHVKKELTQHQRIHTREKPYECYHCRQSFSLSAQLTQHQRIHIGDKPFYCNHCGKTFHLSSHLIQHQKIHTGEKPYKCNHC